From a region of the Arachis ipaensis cultivar K30076 chromosome B09, Araip1.1, whole genome shotgun sequence genome:
- the LOC107615001 gene encoding uncharacterized protein LOC107615001 yields MLMGHVGAWCVGSSHGWIVLLDQNGVPLLLNSSSSTTINVPPLPLSFLHPVTYSYFAEYLRKTFIVKAILMCSSSPSSYILAIIYGSNNKIAYCNSATWVELSHDKQSYCDIVFSNNYLYALKQDGSVEVWNICGQIPERLILLTPTVEENDEDEKSYLGDNFSRNLYLVVSAKEIFLVIRFIGNFVNDDGLVVEEGDLLSSEDTQPLICPYRTKYFALKEKKKKRKLEGFEGNGGYLRSHPWRQPFEDEEIAAVMEAAQGVEVEARNTFVIAGREVLFESQTEAGSGGASVLVGSGPGCWPVALKPGRVVLLFELHNRTILRVPYALLPSLQQTHLIDDDDDPITVDRSIFSLSEKKLYEWKNILKGHVGAWCIGSSHGWIVLLDQNGVPFLLNSSSSTTINVPPIPLSFLHPVTYSYFTEYLRKTFIVKAILMCCASPSSYILAIIYGSNYKIAYCNSATWVELSHDKQSYCDIVFSNNYLYALTQDGFVEVWNICGQIPKRLILLTPTVEANYEEEKSYLEDNFSRNLYLVVCRRNLTGDKIYWEFCE; encoded by the exons ATGTTGATGGGTCATGTTGGAGCATGGTGTGTTGGTTCTTCTCACGGTTGGATTGTGCTTTTGGATCAGAATGGAGTTCCACTTCTTCtaaactcttcttcttccactaCCATTAACGTACCACCTCTTCCCCTTTCATTCTTGCACCCTGTCACATATTCTTACTTTGCTGAATACTTAAGGAAAACCTTCATAGTCAAAGCAATCTTGATGTGTTCTTCCTCTCCCTCAAGCTACATTCTTGCCATCATATATGGTTCAAACAACAAGATTGCTTATTGCAATTCTGCAACTTGGGTTGAGCTCTCTCATGATAAGCAATCGTACTGTGACATTGTGTTCAGCAACAACTATCTTTATGCCTTAAAACAAGATGGTTCTGTTGAAGTTTGGAATATTTGTGGACAAATTCCTGAAAGATTGATTCTTTTAACACCAACTGTGGAGGAGAATGATGAAGATGAGAAATCATATTTAGGAGATAACTTTTCAAGAAATTTGTACTTGGTGGTATCTGCAAAAGAAATCTTTCTGGTGATAAGGTTTATTGGGAATTTTGTGAATGATGATGGGTTGGTAGTAGAAGAAGGAGATCTTTTATCATCTGAGGATACACAACCATTGATTTGTCCTTATAGAACAAAGTATTTTGccctgaaagaaaaaaaaaaaaaaagaaagctcgAAGGGTTTGAAGGCAATGGTGGATATTTACGGTCTCATCCTTGGCGTCAAccctttgaagatgaagaaattGCAGCAGTCATGGAGGCAGCGCAGGGAGTTGAAGTGGAAGCTCGAAATACGTTTGTTATTGCC GGGAGGGAAGTGCTGTTTGAATCGCAGACTGAAGCCGGGTCGGGTGGAGCTTCTGTGTTGGTTGGGTCTGGGCCAGGTTGTTGGCCCGTTGCACTGAAGCCGGGTCGGGTGGTGCTTCTGTTTGAATTGCATAATCGTACGATTTTGCGAG TTCCCTACGCTCTTCTTCCAAGCCTTCAACAAACACACctcattgatgatgatgatgatcctaTAACTGTTGATCGAAGCATCTTCAGCTTATCAGAGAAAAAGCTTTATGAATGGAAGAACATATTGAAGGGTCATGTTGGAGCATGGTGTATCGGTTCTTCTCATGGTTGGATTGTACTTTTGGATCAGAATGGAGTTCCATTTCTTCtaaactcttcttcttccactaCCATTAACGTACCACCTATTCCCCTTTCATTCTTGCACCCTGTCACATATTCTTACTTCACTGAATACTTAAGGAAAACCTTCATAGTCAAAGCAATCTTGATGTGTTGTGCCTCTCCTTCAAGCTACATTCTGGCTATCATATATGGTTCCAACTACAAGATTGCTTATTGCAATTCTGCAACTTGGGTTGAGCTCTCTCATGATAAGCAATCTTATTGTGACATTGTGTTCAGCAACAATTATCTTTATGCCTTGACACAAGATGGTTTTGTTGAAGTTTGGAATATTTGTGGACAAATTCCTAAAAGATTGATTCTTTTAACCCCAACTGTGGAGGCGAATTATGAGGAGGAAAAATCATATTTAGAAGATAATTTCTCAAGAAATTTATACTTAGTGGTATGCAGAAGAAATCTTACTGGTGACAAGATTTATTGGGAATTTTGTGAATGA